In Silene latifolia isolate original U9 population chromosome X, ASM4854445v1, whole genome shotgun sequence, the following proteins share a genomic window:
- the LOC141621748 gene encoding uncharacterized protein LOC141621748, translated as MSWGGGESSGPGVKLDREPNLDQARDPSYKKNAATHFMSNEQIKAAGVEGSKRPPGHNPGEVLHQRSRLPFKVPTMAIAGFAIVGLIGYGVLYSKKKREADAIDVARVATNTATPQNTDFRPKK; from the coding sequence ATGTCTTGGGGAGGAGGCGAGAGTAGTGGGCCAGGGGTGAAGCTTGATCGCGAGCCTAATTTAGACCAGGCTCGCGATCCATCATATAAGAAAAACGCTGCCACACACTTCATGAGTAATGAACAAATTAAGGCGGCTGGGGTTGAAGGTTCTAAACGTCCACCCGGACATAACCCTGGTGAGGTACTTCACCAGCGAAGCCGGCTACCGTTCAAAGTGCCAACGATGGCAATTGCGGGTTTTGCCATTGTGGGCCTTATTGGGTACGGTGTCTTGTATTCTAAGAAGAAAAGGGAGGCCGATGCCATTGATGTGGCCAGGGTTGCTACGAATACGGCTACACCACAAAATACTGATTTTCGTCCTAAGAAATAA